The Lewinellaceae bacterium genome includes a region encoding these proteins:
- a CDS encoding TlpA family protein disulfide reductase, with protein sequence MNTKLNKGLVAILIGSALGYFLYQLYHLDQQQPLINGEQAIDFRAENKDGTPLQLSSLHGKYVLLDFWASWCAPCRKNNPKIVQLYKTFHPAKFKDATGFEIVSIALEKTLDPWSGAIETDHLDWPYHVVDLPKGEGFDNGRIAERYNIKEIPATFLINPQGMIIGVDLSVKKMEGLLNSKLK encoded by the coding sequence ATGAATACAAAACTAAATAAAGGATTGGTTGCCATTCTAATCGGAAGTGCCCTCGGTTATTTTTTATATCAGCTTTATCATTTAGATCAACAGCAGCCTTTGATCAACGGGGAACAAGCCATTGATTTTCGGGCGGAGAATAAGGATGGAACTCCCCTGCAATTATCCTCCCTTCATGGAAAATACGTATTACTCGATTTTTGGGCCAGTTGGTGCGCCCCTTGCCGGAAAAATAATCCAAAAATAGTTCAGCTCTATAAAACTTTCCATCCTGCTAAATTTAAGGATGCCACGGGATTTGAAATAGTTAGTATTGCCCTGGAAAAAACTTTGGATCCATGGTCAGGGGCCATTGAAACAGACCATTTGGACTGGCCCTATCACGTTGTCGATCTGCCTAAGGGAGAAGGCTTCGATAACGGTCGGATCGCTGAACGGTACAACATAAAAGAAATTCCGGCTACCTTTCTGATCAATCCTCAAGGGATGATCATTGGCGTGGATTTGTCGGTAAAAAAGATGGAAGGATTGTTGAATTCAAAATTGAAATAG